ACCCATAGACCGTCCCGAAGAACCAGGGGAAGCTGATGGCGCGATGCGCCCACCATTGGCGGTGTTGACGAAATGCCCACGAAGGCTCGAATGAGCACGGCTCATTGCTCTGGTCAATGATCGTTTCCCGGTGCTCGCGCAATCGATACAGCGTGCTCACCGGTTTCCGGTTGAGCCACTCAGGTCTGGTCTCGATGCCGCGCAATTGCCATTCCCACAGCGCATTCTGCCCGGAAAACCGGCCCAATACGATCGCCATCTGCGCGCTCATGAGAATCCCGATCATGCTCAGCAAGACAATGACGATGGTAAAAGGCAGTGCCAGCGACTCCCGCGAGACGAGCAACCCGATGACGGCGACGAAAATTGAATTGGCCGTGAGATAGTCCGACAGCATGGTGTGATAATCGCGGACACCTGACGTCCACAACGTGAGTAGGTGGTTGTAGTCGGACTGCATGGTGTCGCGATCGTGCACCATACGGCTAGGCTCCATTGACGGCCTGATCGACCAACCGATAGGCGTTACGCAGATACTGTCCGACCATGCGCTGCGTATTGAAAAATGCCCCGTTGATCGCAATCGTGTGTTTCATGATCTCGATGAATCTGTCCCGTTCCTTGTAGAAGCAGGGTAGCACCTGCTGTTCGAGTTTGTCGTAGAGTGCCGCGGCATGACAGGCCTCAGCCTCCTCCGATGGGGAGGTGCAGGCTTCGACCTTCTCGCCGATCGACCAACCGGTCACCCCTTCGATATGTCCCTCGACCCACCAACCGTCCAGGACGCTCAGGCTGGGCACACCGTTCATGGCCGCTTTCATCCCACTGGTGCCGGACGCTTCCATCGGGGGCAACGGTGTGTTCAGCCACACGTCGACCCCCGCGCACAACAGCCGGGCCAAGGTCATATCGTAATTGGCCACATAGGCGACCGAGAGTTGCCCTCGCATGGCGTGAATGCGGCGGATCATCTCCTTGCCCTCCTGATCCTGGGGATGTGCCTTGCCCGCGAACACGAACTGGATCGGACCGGCCTGCTTCGCCAATCGCTGTAGCCGCTCAACATCGTGAAACACCAGCGTCCCTCGTTTGTAGGCGGTGGCGCGGCGGGCAAAGCCGATTGTGAACACATCCCGATCGAATCCTGCGTTGGTCTCGCGATTGACCTCATCGACTAACGCCAGCTTGGCCTCCCGATGGGCGGCCCAAATTTCCGCACCGGGGATGCTGATGGCGTACCGCAGCGACAATTGATCGTATCGCCAGTCAGGCAAATGACGGTCATACACACCTTGAAAGGCGGGGGCCGCCCAGGCCACGGCATGCACCCCATTCGTAATGGAGTGAATCGGGTAGCCGGGATAGAGCGAGTGAGAGACCTCACCATGCCGCATCGCGACGCCGTTGACGAACCGCGACCCGCGCAGCGCTAATAACGTCATGTTCAACGCCCCTTGATGTTGGCAGGCCTGGACGAGTTCACAGCGCCGTTTCCCCAAGACCTGATGCGCCAGGTCGGCAGGAAATTGATCATGACCGGCCGGCACCGGCGTATGGGTGGTGAATACGCAATGCTCCCGCACCTTCTCGATCACCTCCGGCGGCACCGCTCCATTGCGCGGCTCCCCGCCGAGTTCCGCTTCGATCAACGCCAGCACCAGCAATGCCGCATGCCCTTCGTTGAGATGGTACCGATAGATGTGGTCATGCCCCAGGGCCTGCAACAATGCGAAGCCGCCGAAACCGAGAACCAGTTCCTGACAGAGCCGGTAGTGGGCATCGCCCCCGTACAACGAATCCGTGATGGTCCGGTCCCAGGGACTATTTTCCGGCAGATCCGTATCGAGCAGATATACGGGAACGGCATGCTCCGACATACCGGTGACGATATGCCGCCAGGCGCGCACCTGCACCGATCGCCCTTCGATCTCAACTGAGACACGTGGCTCCAACGGCTCCGCAAAATCATTGATCGCCCAGGCCACCGGTTCCTCGGTCTGCCAGCCCGCCCGATCGAGCCGCTGATAGAAATAGCCGCGCCGGTGCAGCAGGGTGACGCCGACCATCGGGACGCCCAGGTCGGCGGCGGAGCGAATCGTATCGCCGGCCAGGATACCCAAGCCGCCCGCGTAGGTCGGCATCAATGGGTTGAGGCCGATCTCCATCGAAAAATACGCGACCAGCGCATTGCAGCCGTGACGGATCATGCGCTCTCCAACACCTGATGAATCAGCCGCAACTCGTCCCGCACCAGACGCGGCATCAGAAAATGTTGGCGGACATGCTCGCGCCCGGCCCGCCCGAACTCCCCACGCTCACCCGGGTGCCGGAGCAGATAGAGCGCCCGCTCTGCGCAGGCCTCTGCGCTCATGACGAGATTCTTGTGGAAGGGCTCGGGAAACTGCATCGGAATGCCGCCCGTGTTGCCGGCAACCACCGGCTTTTCTTTCCACAGGGCCTCTGACACCACCAACCCGAACCCTTCCCGCAGTGATTTTTGAATCACGACATCAGAGCTGCGTTGAAAGGCATTCACCTCCATGCTTCCCACGCCGGACAGGTTTGTGAACACAAACAAATCAGGATCGTTCGCGGCTTCCTCTTCCACCCGATCCAGAATCTCCCACCCTTCCGGGTCGTCCCCGGCCATGGCGCCGATGAGCACTAATTGCACTGCGGGAAGGTCCTCTTTGACCAGGCGATAGGCATGCACCACGCCGAGCGGATCCTTCCAAGGATCAAAGCGAGAGACTTGCAGAAGCAACGGCCTGACCGGATCCACACCGGAATCCGCAATGACGCGGCGGCACAGATCGGCCGGCAACTCCATGTTCTTGGTCGCCAGCGGATCGATGGCGGGTGCGATGAACGCGATGCGCTTGGACGCCAGTTGCGGCAGCACGAATTGGTCCATCGTGAACACGACCGCCTCGTACTCTTCCAAGAAGGGACGCAAAAAATGGCTGACATCTTTGTCCGGTGCCGAACTGTCGATGTGACAACGCCAAATCCATTTGGCGCCGCGCGAGCCCGCGAAATGTCGAATGGCCGCCGGCTGCGGATCGTGCACGATGTACAGATCGTAGTCGTTGCCGAGCGCCTTCGCACTCCGCTCGTTGACCTTGAGGTAGCGGTCCTGCTCGGCCTTTCCCAGTCCGTAGTGGCCGCCCTGCAGTGCGTTATGAAACGCCTTGGTGATGGCAAAAAAATCCGGTTCCCCGTGAATCAAGCGCCAGTCGGCCTGCACACCGAGCGCCTGCAACATCGGAATGTAGCGCGCCAACAGCTCCGCCACTCCCCCGCCAGCGGCCGTCGAATTCACATGACAAATCCTGATGCCCTTCAAACTTTTGGCGAGTGTCGTCAGTTCCTCATACATCGCTTCGCTGAGGAGACTTCGATAGCCGCCCAGATTGGCCTGCATCGCCCCACAGCGGCGACCGACCCCCACTTTCGGTAACTGCGTCTGGATCTCCATTCCTCCTGCATCTCCTTCATCTGCGACTCTTATCCGAACGTCGCCCGCACCCACGCTCCGA
This sequence is a window from Nitrospira sp.. Protein-coding genes within it:
- a CDS encoding glycosyltransferase, which codes for MEIQTQLPKVGVGRRCGAMQANLGGYRSLLSEAMYEELTTLAKSLKGIRICHVNSTAAGGGVAELLARYIPMLQALGVQADWRLIHGEPDFFAITKAFHNALQGGHYGLGKAEQDRYLKVNERSAKALGNDYDLYIVHDPQPAAIRHFAGSRGAKWIWRCHIDSSAPDKDVSHFLRPFLEEYEAVVFTMDQFVLPQLASKRIAFIAPAIDPLATKNMELPADLCRRVIADSGVDPVRPLLLQVSRFDPWKDPLGVVHAYRLVKEDLPAVQLVLIGAMAGDDPEGWEILDRVEEEAANDPDLFVFTNLSGVGSMEVNAFQRSSDVVIQKSLREGFGLVVSEALWKEKPVVAGNTGGIPMQFPEPFHKNLVMSAEACAERALYLLRHPGERGEFGRAGREHVRQHFLMPRLVRDELRLIHQVLESA
- the glgP gene encoding alpha-glucan family phosphorylase, which translates into the protein MIRHGCNALVAYFSMEIGLNPLMPTYAGGLGILAGDTIRSAADLGVPMVGVTLLHRRGYFYQRLDRAGWQTEEPVAWAINDFAEPLEPRVSVEIEGRSVQVRAWRHIVTGMSEHAVPVYLLDTDLPENSPWDRTITDSLYGGDAHYRLCQELVLGFGGFALLQALGHDHIYRYHLNEGHAALLVLALIEAELGGEPRNGAVPPEVIEKVREHCVFTTHTPVPAGHDQFPADLAHQVLGKRRCELVQACQHQGALNMTLLALRGSRFVNGVAMRHGEVSHSLYPGYPIHSITNGVHAVAWAAPAFQGVYDRHLPDWRYDQLSLRYAISIPGAEIWAAHREAKLALVDEVNRETNAGFDRDVFTIGFARRATAYKRGTLVFHDVERLQRLAKQAGPIQFVFAGKAHPQDQEGKEMIRRIHAMRGQLSVAYVANYDMTLARLLCAGVDVWLNTPLPPMEASGTSGMKAAMNGVPSLSVLDGWWVEGHIEGVTGWSIGEKVEACTSPSEEAEACHAAALYDKLEQQVLPCFYKERDRFIEIMKHTIAINGAFFNTQRMVGQYLRNAYRLVDQAVNGA